GGCCTTCCATCACCGGCAGGGCTCGACCACCGTGCTCGCCAGCATCGTGACGGCCGCCCCCGACGCCATGGTCGGCCAGGTGAACATGCTGAGCCGCCTGGCCGCCGACGGCACCATCGCCGGCATCCACATCGAAGGCCCGTTCCTGTCCCGAACCCACTGCGGCGCACACGATCTCGACCACCTCATCGACCCTGATCCGGCCCTCATCGACCGCCTGCTGCGGGCCGCGGGCGGACGGCTGCGGGTGATGACGCTGGCGCCCGAGCTTTCCGGCTTCGACGCGGCCGCCAAGCAATTGGCCGACGGCGGGGTGATCGTCGCCGTTGGCCACAGCGATTCGAGTTTCGCCGATTTCCGCGCGGCCCTGACTCCCGAGGGCTGCGCCACGCTGGTCACCCATCTGGCCAACGGCATGCCCGCCCTGCATCATCGCGCGCCCGGCCCCGTCGCCGCGGGACTGGTCGCCGCGGCCCAGCGGCACGCGTTCGTCGAACTCATCGGGGACGGCGTGCACGTCGATTCCGGTTTCGGCGCACTGGTTTTCGCGACCGCGCCCGATCGTGTCGCACTGGTCACCGATGCCATGGCCGCCGCCGGCATGCCCGACGGGCAGTACCGGCTCGGACCGCGAACAGTGACGGTGACCGACGGGGTCGCCCGGGTGGCGGGCGGCTCGCTCGCCGGCGGCACCTCGACGCTGCTGCAGGGTCTGCGCTGGGCGGTGCGCGACTGCGGCGTGCCGCTGGCCGACGCGGTGGCCGCCGTCACCGCGACACCCGCCGCCGCGGCCGGACTCGAGGAGGTCGGCGATCTGCAACCGGGAATGTACGCCGACGCCGTCGTGCTCGACGAGGACCTGAACCTGCGGCGCGTACTGCGCCGGGGACGGTGGCTGGCGTGATCCTCACCGTCACCATGAACCCCGCCTACGACCTGACCTACCGGATGGAACGGCTCGAGCGCGGCCGGGCGCAACGGGTGCTGGCGGTCGAGCAGCGGCTGGGCGGCAAGGGCATCAATGTGCTGCGCGTCCTGGGTCAGCTCGGCACGTGCGCGCGGGCCACCGGTTTCGCCGATCACACCTTCGCGGCGGCCGCCGCCGACGAGTTCCCCGCCGACTTCGTGCCCGCGCTGCCGTGGGTGCGGCGCACGCTGGTGATCAGCGAATCCCGCGACGGCACCGCGACCGGACTGTGGGAGCCCGGCGCGTACATCCACGAACCGCATGCCGTGGACCGGCTGGCCGATCGGATCGGTGTCCTGCTGCCCGAACTGGACGGCGTCGTGGTGTCGGGTTCGCTGCCCGGCAATATCGGCGACGAGGTCCCGGCCGCGCTGGCCCGGCTCGCGGTCGCGGCCGGCGTCCCGACCGTCTGCGATGTCGACGGTCCCGCCTTGAAATTCGCGGCGACGGTCCCCGGGATCGTGCTCATGCCCAATCAGGACGAACTCGAACGCCTGACCGGGATCGTCGCCGACCGGCCCGAGGCGGTGGTGGGCGCGGTGCGGCCGCTGCTGCACGCCGGCGTCCGCGCGGTGATCGCGACACGCGGAGCGGCGGGAATGATCGCGGTGACCGAATCCGGAGCCTGGTCGGCACGGCTGCCACAACCGTTGGCGGGCAACCCCACCGGCGCGGGCGACGCCGCCGCGGCCGCGGTGATTCGCGCCCTCGCCGCCACCCGCGAACCGGACTGGCCCGCCGTCCTCGCCGACGCCGTCGCGACCTCCGCCGCGGCCGTGGTGATCCCGGTC
This sequence is a window from Nocardia yunnanensis. Protein-coding genes within it:
- a CDS encoding N-acetylglucosamine-6-phosphate deacetylase; protein product: MNGKRGLELRGRVVTRAGVLEDAVITVRGERVAAVRPASDWATTHRELPPEYSGTVLPGLVDIHTHGGFGHRFDTVDADQARAAAAFHHRQGSTTVLASIVTAAPDAMVGQVNMLSRLAADGTIAGIHIEGPFLSRTHCGAHDLDHLIDPDPALIDRLLRAAGGRLRVMTLAPELSGFDAAAKQLADGGVIVAVGHSDSSFADFRAALTPEGCATLVTHLANGMPALHHRAPGPVAAGLVAAAQRHAFVELIGDGVHVDSGFGALVFATAPDRVALVTDAMAAAGMPDGQYRLGPRTVTVTDGVARVAGGSLAGGTSTLLQGLRWAVRDCGVPLADAVAAVTATPAAAAGLEEVGDLQPGMYADAVVLDEDLNLRRVLRRGRWLA
- a CDS encoding hexose kinase, whose product is MILTVTMNPAYDLTYRMERLERGRAQRVLAVEQRLGGKGINVLRVLGQLGTCARATGFADHTFAAAAADEFPADFVPALPWVRRTLVISESRDGTATGLWEPGAYIHEPHAVDRLADRIGVLLPELDGVVVSGSLPGNIGDEVPAALARLAVAAGVPTVCDVDGPALKFAATVPGIVLMPNQDELERLTGIVADRPEAVVGAVRPLLHAGVRAVIATRGAAGMIAVTESGAWSARLPQPLAGNPTGAGDAAAAAVIRALAATREPDWPAVLADAVATSAAAVVIPVAGEIDPTLRERLLPTVQVTDLTARTPEFP